In the genome of Rhodothermus sp., one region contains:
- a CDS encoding FAD-dependent oxidoreductase has translation MQPSPRIGIVGAGLAGACAAFALHRYAQVEVFEATDATVQAFRATGGLFHPLMTRRARPNWQHEAALTALEQLLAVVADRVPVRRGLLRVAFSEKQAQDFQEAARTYPHWVQWLAPEAVYERFPQVQAPYGALWIPQGGVVSAARLIEALLTYSAVPVHRPVRVIDWQERACEVQLRTDQGATYTFDYVILAPGYGYQQHPELAHLPFQAVKGQVICLTCPAILQALPPVLASVHLVAHGTFLFVGSTYEPHFTDLAPSAAHTRQLLAEAARWVPAVAQGTVRNALTGVRVIRPTRPLPVLSPLPGRRRLWLFSGLGSRGLLYAPLLASWLPEMLKHPERLPEPVRLC, from the coding sequence ATGCAACCTTCACCCAGAATTGGTATCGTAGGAGCCGGTCTGGCGGGTGCCTGTGCAGCATTCGCCCTGCACCGATATGCGCAGGTGGAAGTGTTCGAGGCCACCGATGCTACTGTGCAGGCTTTCCGGGCGACGGGAGGGCTGTTTCACCCCCTGATGACCCGTCGGGCACGCCCCAACTGGCAGCACGAGGCCGCACTGACCGCATTGGAGCAGCTGCTGGCGGTTGTCGCCGACCGCGTGCCCGTCCGGCGCGGACTACTGCGGGTGGCCTTCTCCGAAAAACAGGCGCAGGATTTTCAGGAAGCGGCCCGCACCTACCCGCACTGGGTCCAGTGGCTGGCGCCGGAGGCCGTATATGAGCGCTTCCCACAGGTACAAGCGCCTTATGGGGCCCTCTGGATTCCACAGGGAGGCGTTGTCTCCGCTGCTCGACTCATCGAAGCCCTGCTGACCTACAGCGCGGTCCCGGTACATCGACCCGTCCGCGTGATCGACTGGCAGGAGCGCGCCTGCGAAGTACAACTGCGTACCGATCAGGGAGCCACCTACACGTTTGATTATGTCATCCTGGCACCCGGGTATGGCTATCAGCAGCATCCTGAACTGGCCCACCTGCCGTTTCAGGCCGTCAAGGGGCAGGTAATCTGCCTGACCTGTCCGGCTATTTTGCAGGCACTCCCACCGGTACTGGCCAGCGTGCACCTGGTTGCCCATGGGACGTTCCTTTTTGTGGGCAGTACTTACGAACCCCACTTCACAGACCTGGCTCCGTCGGCTGCGCACACCCGTCAGCTTCTGGCAGAGGCCGCACGCTGGGTACCTGCCGTCGCGCAAGGGACCGTACGCAATGCCCTTACTGGCGTGCGGGTCATTCGTCCGACCCGTCCGTTGCCCGTACTCAGCCCTCTGCCCGGTCGACGGCGCCTCTGGCTCTTTTCCGGACTGGGCTCCCGGGGGCTACTTTATGCCCCGCTGCTGGCCTCCTGGCTTCCCGAGATGCTCAAACACCCGGAACGCCTTCCCGAACCCGTACGCCTTTGCTGA
- the thiO gene encoding glycine oxidase ThiO — protein sequence MYRTPVREGVLALKRLQSTKRLLNAMKTQPVCIVGGGVIGLALGWELARAGKKVLLLERDRVGRAASWVSAGMLAPDAEIQFEEPELYQFSKESLRRWPSYAQTLEAASGLSVDLRTEGALMVAPDRDSAEAYRRIYRFAKEQGLNVAWLTGDEALELEPFLAPRLAGAIHVPETYQVDNRRLVEALQVALQKAGGEIREQVAVVAVEPDAVRPAVRTAEGERIEAEVVVIAAGAWSGQIEGLGWKPPMRPIKGQVILLTMEPPFGLRYVVRGPDAYLVPKRDGRLIVGATMEEMGFDTRVTAGGLYRLLEGAWEIVPGIDDLPVQEVGAGLRPGTRDNRPILGYGAPGVVLATGHYRHGILLTPITAQEVARLILTGETSEWLVPFSPERFLTTSTSS from the coding sequence ATGTATCGAACCCCTGTCAGGGAGGGCGTTTTAGCTTTAAAGCGTCTTCAGTCCACAAAGCGTCTACTTAACGCCATGAAGACACAGCCGGTTTGCATTGTCGGCGGTGGGGTGATCGGGTTGGCACTGGGGTGGGAACTGGCGCGGGCGGGCAAAAAGGTGTTGTTGCTTGAGCGGGATCGGGTCGGCCGTGCAGCTTCGTGGGTGTCGGCCGGCATGCTGGCCCCGGATGCCGAAATTCAATTTGAAGAGCCTGAGCTGTATCAATTCAGCAAAGAAAGTTTGCGACGCTGGCCGTCATACGCGCAGACGTTGGAAGCGGCCAGCGGGCTTTCGGTAGATCTGCGTACTGAAGGAGCCCTCATGGTAGCCCCCGATCGCGATAGTGCTGAAGCCTATCGTCGCATTTACCGCTTTGCAAAGGAACAGGGCCTGAACGTGGCATGGCTGACCGGCGACGAAGCGCTGGAGCTGGAGCCGTTCCTGGCGCCGCGCCTGGCCGGGGCGATTCACGTGCCGGAGACCTATCAGGTGGACAATCGGCGACTGGTCGAAGCCCTGCAGGTGGCCCTGCAAAAGGCCGGTGGTGAAATTCGCGAACAGGTAGCCGTTGTGGCTGTCGAACCCGATGCGGTGCGGCCTGCGGTGCGTACGGCCGAAGGGGAGCGTATCGAGGCCGAAGTCGTGGTGATCGCGGCAGGAGCCTGGTCGGGACAGATCGAAGGGCTGGGCTGGAAGCCACCGATGCGGCCCATCAAGGGACAGGTGATTCTGCTGACGATGGAACCCCCATTCGGGCTGCGTTATGTCGTGCGGGGGCCTGATGCTTACCTGGTGCCCAAACGCGATGGGCGTCTGATCGTGGGGGCCACCATGGAAGAGATGGGCTTTGATACGCGCGTAACGGCTGGCGGGCTCTACCGGTTACTCGAAGGCGCATGGGAGATCGTGCCCGGCATCGATGACCTGCCGGTGCAAGAAGTTGGAGCCGGGCTGCGACCGGGCACCCGTGACAACCGTCCTATTCTGGGCTACGGAGCACCGGGCGTTGTGCTGGCCACCGGCCACTATCGCCACGGCATTTTGCTGACGCCCATTACGGCTCAGGAAGTAGCCCGTCTGATTCTGACCGGAGAAACTTCCGAATGGCTGGTCCCGTTTTCACCGGAGCGATTCCTGACGACTTCGACCTCCTCGTAG
- the thiS gene encoding sulfur carrier protein ThiS, translated as MAETTRTVGIVLNGEPYEVPVGTTVAALLRHLAIDPEGARGIAVAVNEEVVRRSQWAAVQLQPGDRVEVVTARQGG; from the coding sequence ATGGCTGAAACAACCCGGACAGTGGGCATTGTGCTGAACGGTGAGCCCTATGAGGTGCCTGTCGGTACCACGGTGGCTGCGCTACTGCGGCATCTGGCAATTGATCCGGAGGGGGCACGGGGCATTGCGGTGGCCGTCAACGAAGAGGTGGTGCGTCGTTCGCAATGGGCGGCAGTGCAGTTGCAGCCCGGCGATCGGGTAGAAGTGGTAACAGCCCGGCAGGGCGGCTAA
- a CDS encoding thiazole synthase, which yields MKTPVIASGNWQVSVEDEPLRIGPLTLRTRLLMGSSGYPNVQTMLDALEAAGAELVTVAIRRINLRDRSEESLLALLERHGYQVLPNTAGCYTAREAVLVAQLAREALETNLIKLEVIGDDETLLPDVEQLLKAARELINEGFIVLAYTNDDPITCRKLADLGCAAVMPLASPIGSGMGLVNPYNLHLIREMIDDVPLIVDAGIGTASDAAMAMELGYDGVLVNSAISQAEHPVVMARAIRHAVEAGRLAFKAGRMPRRFYARPSSPMEGRVGH from the coding sequence ATGAAAACACCGGTGATAGCCTCGGGAAACTGGCAGGTAAGTGTGGAGGATGAGCCCTTGCGCATTGGCCCGCTTACGTTGCGTACGCGGCTGCTGATGGGGTCGAGCGGGTATCCCAATGTGCAGACCATGCTTGATGCACTGGAAGCGGCCGGTGCCGAGCTGGTAACGGTGGCCATCCGGCGCATCAATCTGCGGGATCGTTCTGAAGAAAGCCTGCTGGCGTTGCTGGAGCGGCACGGCTATCAGGTGTTGCCCAACACGGCCGGGTGCTACACGGCCCGAGAGGCTGTGCTGGTGGCACAACTGGCCCGCGAGGCGCTTGAGACGAACCTGATCAAACTGGAGGTCATTGGAGACGATGAGACCCTGCTGCCCGACGTGGAACAATTGCTAAAGGCGGCCCGGGAGCTGATCAACGAGGGTTTTATCGTGCTGGCTTATACGAACGATGACCCGATCACCTGTCGCAAGCTGGCCGATCTTGGGTGTGCTGCGGTCATGCCGCTGGCTTCGCCGATCGGCAGCGGGATGGGGCTCGTCAATCCCTATAACCTGCATCTGATCCGGGAGATGATCGACGATGTTCCACTCATTGTGGATGCCGGGATCGGGACGGCCAGTGACGCTGCTATGGCTATGGAGCTGGGCTACGATGGGGTTCTGGTCAACTCGGCCATTTCGCAGGCGGAACATCCAGTGGTGATGGCCCGCGCCATTCGCCATGCCGTTGAAGCCGGCCGGCTGGCGTTCAAGGCCGGACGCATGCCGCGGCGCTTTTATGCGCGGCCTTCTTCGCCCATGGAGGGGCGCGTCGGACACTGA
- a CDS encoding thiamine phosphate synthase, whose amino-acid sequence MKPSLPRLLLIADRFTEQRRAERVRRAVAAGVAWVQLRDHAADLPTFVHAAEALVPMLKAENPALLLSINTHLEVAQRLGLGLHVGRRGPSVAEARRALGPGVLLGYSAHELSAAQRAVAEGADYLLFSPVFPTASKPGVPAVGLETLEVVCRTVTVPVLALGGITPERVSVCRQRGAYGVAVVSAILDVPDPEQAVQQFLKALKSF is encoded by the coding sequence ATGAAACCGTCGCTTCCCCGACTGCTGTTGATTGCTGACCGATTTACCGAGCAACGGCGTGCCGAGCGGGTGCGTCGGGCTGTGGCAGCCGGGGTAGCCTGGGTACAGCTCCGGGATCATGCGGCCGACCTCCCAACCTTTGTCCACGCCGCTGAAGCCCTGGTGCCGATGCTTAAAGCTGAGAATCCAGCTCTGTTGCTCTCGATCAACACGCATCTGGAGGTGGCCCAACGGCTGGGACTGGGGCTGCATGTCGGACGACGCGGTCCTTCGGTAGCCGAAGCGCGCCGTGCGCTCGGCCCGGGGGTACTGCTTGGCTACTCGGCACACGAACTGTCGGCGGCCCAACGGGCAGTCGCCGAAGGTGCCGACTACCTGCTTTTTAGCCCGGTTTTCCCCACCGCCAGTAAGCCTGGAGTACCCGCGGTGGGATTGGAAACGCTGGAAGTCGTCTGTCGCACCGTTACGGTGCCCGTCCTGGCGCTGGGAGGTATCACGCCTGAGCGGGTATCGGTATGCCGACAGCGGGGAGCTTATGGCGTGGCCGTGGTTTCGGCAATTTTGGACGTCCCGGATCCCGAGCAGGCTGTGCAACAGTTCTTAAAGGCACTGAAGTCTTTCTGA
- the thiD gene encoding bifunctional hydroxymethylpyrimidine kinase/phosphomethylpyrimidine kinase, protein MTPSTPQIPPVALTIAGSDSGGGAGIQADIKAMQANGVFAASVITAVTAQNTRAVTAAFELPLKLIEAQIDAVFEDLPVGATKTGMLSSAPIIDLVARKVEAWQMQPLVVDPVMISKSGYPLLKPEAIATLRERLLPLATLVTPNAHEAAHLTGLQIETIEDLYEAARRIKAMGPQAVLVKGGHLTREQEAIDVLYDGNRFEVFRAPRIDTPHTHGTGCTYASAIAANLARGFALTEAIRRAKQYVTEAIRHALPIGQGHGPTHHFYFLKDFNGFPIKEAEPPRKHRV, encoded by the coding sequence ATGACACCATCCACACCACAGATACCACCGGTTGCGCTTACCATTGCCGGCAGCGATTCAGGCGGAGGCGCTGGCATTCAGGCCGATATCAAGGCAATGCAGGCCAACGGAGTCTTTGCCGCTTCGGTGATTACGGCAGTGACCGCGCAAAACACGCGGGCCGTTACTGCGGCCTTCGAACTGCCACTGAAGTTGATCGAAGCCCAGATTGATGCGGTCTTTGAAGATCTACCGGTGGGCGCTACCAAGACGGGCATGCTTTCGTCCGCGCCGATCATCGACCTGGTAGCCCGCAAGGTCGAAGCGTGGCAGATGCAACCCCTGGTGGTCGATCCGGTCATGATTTCCAAAAGCGGATATCCACTGCTGAAGCCGGAGGCTATTGCCACGCTGCGTGAGCGTTTGCTGCCGCTGGCCACGCTGGTTACGCCCAATGCGCATGAGGCAGCGCATCTGACCGGCCTGCAAATTGAAACGATTGAAGACCTGTACGAGGCTGCCCGGCGCATCAAGGCCATGGGCCCTCAGGCCGTACTGGTCAAAGGGGGACATCTGACCCGCGAACAGGAGGCGATCGATGTGCTCTACGATGGCAATCGCTTTGAAGTATTTCGGGCACCGCGCATCGATACGCCTCATACTCATGGAACCGGCTGCACCTACGCCTCGGCCATTGCGGCCAACCTGGCCCGGGGATTCGCGCTAACGGAGGCCATTCGCCGGGCCAAGCAATACGTGACCGAAGCCATCCGACATGCGTTGCCGATTGGTCAGGGACACGGCCCTACCCACCACTTTTATTTTCTGAAAGACTTCAACGGCTTTCCCATAAAGGAAGCAGAACCGCCCCGAAAGCACCGCGTATAA
- a CDS encoding ATP-dependent DNA helicase, translating to MARLSTDALQARVQVLLARLERLPGFEMRPGQRQMAQTVAQAIASGTHALIEAGTGTGKTFGYMIPALSAAVRVVVSTSTKALQEQLVHKDLPLLERLLDRPISWALLKGRQNYLCRLKLEAARQETRPIFETPEEVATFRALLTWIAQSKADGDLEQFPGQVTSALREQVTMDAEGCSGRQCPFYDTCFLMEARRRAEQADVVVVNHALLLQDLMLRARSGGQLYLLPEAEMIVIDEAHRLEEMTLNALGACVTPYRVERLRRQILRLPGIGSEMQSQLNTLRMLADALKREAEVVLAGRSAASLSEPLRRMLRQLRDQIGNVRDRLVQRIRQQLQLQFVEGSTRQKLQAHYEAMLRTLQRLDAEVSMITEQTIGQQTEYVRYVQRARRQPAIICQPLKVSYTLQQILFGAYPTVICTSATLTTLARPLRHRESEAGQNSPFAYFRRRTGFPEKGLTLIVPPPFDYRQQALLYLPTAPERLDPTRIRDAQTQQAYEQVLINEVQALVAASRGRALVLTTSLRMMQRLARALQGCGYPVLVQGTAPRAHLVRQLQQQSAVLVATRAFWEGIDVPGEALSLVVIDRLPFPGREDPYWQARYEQAGDDWFELEALPQALLTLKQGFGRLIRTRTDRGVVALLDGRLQTKKYGRWFLEALPPARRVFSLEAVASFLT from the coding sequence GTGGCCCGTCTTTCGACCGACGCCTTACAGGCACGTGTGCAGGTACTGCTGGCTCGTCTGGAGCGACTGCCTGGCTTTGAAATGCGGCCCGGACAACGCCAGATGGCCCAGACAGTGGCGCAGGCGATTGCCAGCGGAACGCATGCGCTAATTGAGGCCGGTACAGGTACCGGCAAAACGTTCGGCTATATGATTCCAGCGCTTAGTGCAGCCGTGCGGGTGGTGGTTTCCACCAGCACAAAGGCGCTCCAGGAACAGCTCGTCCACAAAGATCTGCCGCTACTTGAGCGCCTGCTGGACCGGCCGATTTCGTGGGCTCTGCTCAAGGGGCGCCAGAATTATCTATGCCGGCTTAAACTTGAGGCCGCTCGCCAGGAAACACGTCCGATATTCGAGACGCCCGAGGAAGTGGCAACGTTTCGGGCGTTGCTAACATGGATAGCGCAGTCAAAAGCGGACGGCGACCTGGAGCAGTTCCCCGGGCAAGTAACGTCGGCGCTTCGGGAGCAGGTTACCATGGATGCAGAAGGATGTAGTGGTCGCCAGTGTCCGTTCTACGATACCTGCTTTTTGATGGAAGCACGTCGCCGAGCCGAGCAGGCTGACGTGGTCGTCGTCAACCATGCGCTGTTGCTGCAGGATCTGATGTTAAGGGCTCGCAGCGGGGGGCAGCTGTATCTGCTGCCTGAGGCAGAGATGATTGTGATTGACGAAGCACATCGCCTGGAAGAGATGACACTCAATGCGCTGGGTGCTTGCGTTACGCCGTATCGCGTAGAACGACTACGCCGACAGATCCTGCGGCTACCCGGTATCGGTTCCGAGATGCAAAGCCAGCTGAACACGCTGAGAATGCTGGCAGATGCGTTAAAACGGGAGGCCGAAGTTGTGCTGGCAGGGCGTTCGGCTGCTTCGCTGAGTGAACCATTAAGGAGGATGCTGAGACAGTTGCGCGATCAGATCGGGAATGTGCGAGATCGTCTTGTGCAACGCATACGGCAGCAACTGCAACTGCAGTTCGTCGAGGGAAGCACGCGTCAGAAACTGCAGGCCCATTACGAAGCAATGCTACGTACCCTACAACGGTTGGACGCAGAGGTCAGCATGATAACGGAGCAGACGATAGGCCAGCAGACCGAATACGTGCGCTACGTCCAGCGTGCCCGGCGTCAGCCGGCCATAATCTGCCAGCCACTGAAGGTCAGCTATACATTGCAACAGATCCTTTTTGGGGCGTACCCGACGGTTATTTGCACAAGTGCGACATTGACCACGCTGGCCCGCCCGCTCCGACATCGGGAGTCTGAAGCAGGCCAGAACAGTCCATTTGCCTACTTTCGCCGCCGGACGGGCTTTCCAGAGAAAGGCCTGACGCTGATTGTTCCACCACCGTTTGACTACCGGCAACAGGCATTGCTTTATCTGCCGACCGCACCAGAACGTCTGGATCCTACGCGTATTCGGGATGCCCAGACGCAGCAAGCGTATGAGCAGGTACTCATCAACGAAGTGCAGGCCCTGGTGGCAGCATCTCGTGGACGCGCGCTGGTGCTGACCACCAGCCTGCGTATGATGCAGCGCTTGGCCCGAGCGTTGCAGGGTTGTGGTTACCCGGTGTTGGTACAGGGCACTGCGCCGCGCGCGCATCTGGTGCGCCAGCTCCAGCAGCAATCTGCGGTGTTGGTAGCCACACGTGCCTTCTGGGAAGGCATTGATGTACCTGGCGAAGCGCTGTCGCTGGTGGTCATCGATCGGCTGCCTTTTCCAGGACGCGAAGATCCGTACTGGCAGGCTCGCTATGAACAGGCAGGCGACGATTGGTTCGAGCTGGAGGCCCTTCCTCAGGCCCTGCTGACGCTGAAACAGGGCTTTGGCAGGTTGATTCGCACGCGAACCGATCGAGGCGTTGTGGCCTTGCTCGACGGTCGGTTGCAGACCAAAAAATACGGACGTTGGTTCCTCGAAGCTTTGCCGCCTGCCCGACGCGTTTTTTCACTGGAAGCAGTGGCCTCCTTTCTGACATAA